The sequence CGCTACGCGAGGCCCTGCACGAGCTGACCGATGGCGCCGGCGTCGACGTGGTTTTCGACCCGGTCGGCGGGGCGCAGGTGGATGCCACGCTGAAGTCCCTGGCACCGTTTGGCCGCTTGCTGGTGATCGGATTCACCTCTGGGCAGATCGCCCAGCTGCCGAGCAACCTGCTGCTGCTGCGCGAGGCCGTGGCGATAGGCGTCAATATCGGCCAGTGGACCCGACGCAATCCCGCGGCCAGCAGGCAGAACCTGGTCGATATCCAGGCGCGGATTGCCGCTGGGCAACTTGTACCCTTCGTTGCGCGCACCTTCGACCTGGCTGATGGGGCTGCCGCGTTGCGCTCGATTCTGAACCGTGAGGTGGTCGGCAAGTACGTGCTGCTCACCGAGCTGGGCAAATTGCACGCGGACCGGTGTCTACGAGAAAAATCGTTCGCCCATCGCGGTCGTGGCGCCTAATCGGGGCCGCCCCGGGAGGGTTGCCCTGTTTTGTTTCTGTTTAGCCAGGAGAAGTTATGTACGACGTCATGAACGGAGTGCGGGTAATCGAGGTCGCTGAGCACACTTTCGTACCCGCTGCCGGAATGGTGCTGGCCGACTGGGGGGCGGATGTGATCAAGGTGGAGCGCGCCCAGGGTGGTGACGCCGCGCGGCACATGAAACTGCCGGGTGCCGACGGTGCAATCAACCCCTTCTTCGAAGCCGCCAACCGCGGCAAGCGCGGTATCGCGCTGGACCTGACCCAGCCGGCGGGCCGTGAGCAGTTGTACCGGCTGATCGATGGCGCCGATGTGTTCCTCACCAACCTGCGCGCGGACGCTCGGCAGAAGTTGGGCATAGAGGCAGCCGACCTCATGGCGCGCAATCCAAGGCTGATCTATGCCCGCGGCACTGGCTATGGCCTTCGCGGCGCCTTGGCCAATGATGGAGGTTTCGATTACCCCTCGGCCTGGTGTCGCGCAGGGGCCGCCAATGGCCAGGCCCTGCCGGGTGACATGCCGCCGCGTCAGCCTGGCTCGATTGGCGACCTCACCGGTGGCGTCACGCTGGCCGGCGCAATAGCTGCAGCGCTGTTCCGTCGCGAACGCACGGGGCAGGGGGCGGTGGTGGACAACGCGCTCTATATGGTGGGGACTTACCTGATGTCGCAATCCTTGCTGGCGACCAGCATCGGTGCGCCAACCATCCCCGTGCAGTCGCAGGCGGACAGCGACTTCGCCTTGGCCAACAACTACCGCACACGCGACGGCCGCTGGATCAGCTTGTGCCTGCTGATGGACAAGTGGTGGCCGGACTTCGTCGCCCATGTAGAGCGCCCTGATCTGCTTGAGGACTCGCGCTTCGTCGATATCCGCGCGCGGCACATCAATTCGCGAGCGCTGATTGCCGTACTGAACGACGTCTTCGCCGGCCGCGACTATGCCGACTGGTGCACGCGCTTGGCGAGCCTGGAAGGCGTCTGGGCTCCCGTCCAGAACCCGACGGAAGTTCTGGCCGATGCCCAGGCCCTGGAGAATGGCTTCGTCAGCCCAGTGGCGGACCGTTACATGACGGGCGTATCACCCGCTCAATTCGATGAGCGGCCCGTGGGTGAACTCCGTATGGGGCCGGGATTCGGCCAGCACACGGATGAAGTGCTTCGCGAGATCGGGATAGGGGAGAGCGAGCTGATGTCGCTGCGCAAGCTAGGGGCGGTCAAGTAGCAAGGCCCATCCCTGCTGGCTGCAAGCAATACGAAGCGGAGAGAAGCCCAACGAACGAAAAATCCAGGGGCGTTTGTTGGGCTTTGCGGCAACCCGGTTGCAGGACTACTTCCGAGATTTACCTGGCTTCCGAGACTTACCTGGCGCATAACCTGCCAGGAAGAACCGGACAAGCTCGCGCAGATGGGGTTCGACCTTCTCCTCGGGCATGATCACGCCCATCAGCCGTTCATGGGGCCGCCCGGTGAGGGTGGTGAAAATGATTGCGGCGTCCAGGGTGTCCCGCATGCTCACCACCCCCTGCTCGTTGAGCCACTGGAAGTAAGCGGTCAGAGGCCCCATGAAACCCTTCATCACCTCGGCCCGGAAGGCCAGGATCAGCTCAGGAAATCGATTGCTGGTGAAGGCGCTCAACCGCGTCATGGACACCACCTTGGTGGTACCCAATTTCTCATAGAACAGCAGCGCTAGATCGTAGAGAGCATCTTCGACGGGCCGTGTATGGTCGAGAAAGCCCAAGTCCAGCTCGAAGTCCTTTGCCAGGTGGGAGAGGGTGGCCTCGAACAGCGCTTCCTTGCTCGGGTAGCGGCGGTACAGCGCTGGCTTGGTGGTGTTTCCCGCAGCGGCAATTCGCTCGATGTTGGCGTCGGTGTAACCGAACTCCAGAAATTCCGCGGCAGCGGCCTCTAGCAGGGCGACATCGAGTTCCTTGCGGGGCCGCCCTCTGGTTTTCACGGACATGCAATGCCTTCTTTTTCTGAACAGTGTTACGTGGCGTGCGACATTCTGCCAGCAAAGTACTTACGGGTGCTCATCTCTCGGAGGCCCAGCGCAGTGCTGCAATGGTGCCACCGTCAATGCGCAGGTCGGTACCGGTGACGAATCCCGCGGCGGGGCTCGCTAGCCACTCTACGCAGGCTGCGATGTCCTCCGGCGTGCCGATGCGGCCAACCGGGCAGTCGTGTACCAGTTGCGCAACCTGGGGTTGTTCGGCCACCTCCTGGCGGCCCTGCGCAGTGGAGATGATGCCTGGGCTGATAGAGACCAGGCGAGCGCCATGTCGGGCCCAGCGCAATGCCTCGGCTTCGACGCGCAGCTGGTTACCACGCTTGGCGACCATATAGGCCCGATTGGTATCCTCCGAGCCTTCCCAGTTGGCTGCCAATGCCGCAAGCGACTGAGCTGGACCGCTTGCCAAGGCCTGTTCCTGCTCCGGGGTCAGGCTGACGAACTGTCCGGCCATGCTGGCGATCACGATGCCCACCGAGCCGGGGGCAAGGTAGGGCGTCAGCTGTTCCAGCATATATGCGGTGCCTTCTAGGTTGACCTGGTAGATGGTTCGCGCGCTGGCCTGAGTGGGAGATACCGCCGCCGTGTGCAGCAATAGTCGCAAAGCTACACCAGCGGCCTCTATCCGCTCGGCCAGACGTTGTCCCGCGTCGCTGGCGCCCAAATCAAGCAGGAGACTCTCGACGCTGTGACCGTCTTCGGCCAGTGCCTGTTCGGCCTCGTGCAGTCGCTCACTGGAGTTGTCCACCAGCAGCAGGTGGCGGCCCGTGCCCA is a genomic window of Pseudomonas resinovorans NBRC 106553 containing:
- a CDS encoding CaiB/BaiF CoA-transferase family protein, giving the protein MYDVMNGVRVIEVAEHTFVPAAGMVLADWGADVIKVERAQGGDAARHMKLPGADGAINPFFEAANRGKRGIALDLTQPAGREQLYRLIDGADVFLTNLRADARQKLGIEAADLMARNPRLIYARGTGYGLRGALANDGGFDYPSAWCRAGAANGQALPGDMPPRQPGSIGDLTGGVTLAGAIAAALFRRERTGQGAVVDNALYMVGTYLMSQSLLATSIGAPTIPVQSQADSDFALANNYRTRDGRWISLCLLMDKWWPDFVAHVERPDLLEDSRFVDIRARHINSRALIAVLNDVFAGRDYADWCTRLASLEGVWAPVQNPTEVLADAQALENGFVSPVADRYMTGVSPAQFDERPVGELRMGPGFGQHTDEVLREIGIGESELMSLRKLGAVK
- a CDS encoding SDR family oxidoreductase is translated as MNKELVIITGLGAMGLACARRLGTGRHLLLVDNSSERLHEAEQALAEDGHSVESLLLDLGASDAGQRLAERIEAAGVALRLLLHTAAVSPTQASARTIYQVNLEGTAYMLEQLTPYLAPGSVGIVIASMAGQFVSLTPEQEQALASGPAQSLAALAANWEGSEDTNRAYMVAKRGNQLRVEAEALRWARHGARLVSISPGIISTAQGRQEVAEQPQVAQLVHDCPVGRIGTPEDIAACVEWLASPAAGFVTGTDLRIDGGTIAALRWASER
- a CDS encoding TetR/AcrR family transcriptional regulator; this translates as MSVKTRGRPRKELDVALLEAAAAEFLEFGYTDANIERIAAAGNTTKPALYRRYPSKEALFEATLSHLAKDFELDLGFLDHTRPVEDALYDLALLFYEKLGTTKVVSMTRLSAFTSNRFPELILAFRAEVMKGFMGPLTAYFQWLNEQGVVSMRDTLDAAIIFTTLTGRPHERLMGVIMPEEKVEPHLRELVRFFLAGYAPGKSRKPGKSRK